The DNA region TTTCTGGTTCGGTGTCCTAAAGTTTTTCCCAGGTCTCAGTCCTGCACAGGACTTAGCGACACGCACTATTAGCGTGCTCACGTTTGGACTAATTCCGGGATATGTCTCGATTTTGATTTTGGCCGCATGGGAATGTCTTATTGGATTGGGGCTTATTTTCGGCGTGCTTATGCGGGCAACCTTATTCCTGCTGTGGCTGCAACTGCTTGGCACGCTCGCGCCAATTTTCTTTTTCCCACATGAGGTTTTTGCCCATATCCCCTATGCGCCCACGCTGGAAGGCCAGTACATAATCAAGAACGTCGTGTTAATCAGTGCGGGTTTGATCATCGGCGCAACCGTTCGCGGTGGCAGATTAGTTGCAGACCCGGCGCAGAGTGGAGCAGATTGACGGCCGCGGACACCGTCTGGGACCTGAGATTGGAGAGATTATGGGTTCACCTATGAAAAATTCAATGAAAGGGGTCAAATTGGGCGGTCCCGGCTTTAACTGTGTGATTGACCCTGATCGTTTCAAACTCTTTAAGGGCTAAATCAACGTTGTAGTTCTGCACTTGGAGTCTCTCCTTGGCAGAATCGTACATCGTCTCCACCTCTTCCAAAAGCGGCGTCCGATCCATAAGCTCCGCGTATCTGTCGAGAGGGGTTTTACCCCCTAGCGAGCCGTGGGGCCGTTCGCAGTTGTAATAGTGCTGCCACTCCGAGAGCTTCTCTCCCAGATCGTCCCGATGAAGATCCACGGAGCCGTAAAACTCCTCAAGGTCAGTCTTCTGCGACCGCTCCACCTTGCCGTTTAGGTGAGGAGCACCAGGCCTTATGGGCCGAAACTTGATGCCCCACTCCATCAGCCGTTCCTGGACCTCGTAAGCAAAGAATTCTCGCCCCCGATCCGTCTGAATGCGCTGAACGGGAAAGGGCATCTCTTCGAGCAGTTTATCGAGAAAGAGCAGCGTGTTGGTTGCTGTTCGGCGCCGGTAGAGCCCTAAGGCCCGATGGCGTGTGCAATCGTCGATGGCCGTGTACTGCTAGCACCCCAAGGGCAATCTTGCAGGTGTCTAGCTGGACCCTCTCGCCGGGAATGGGCCGCTCATAACGGCGATAACGCTCCTTACGGCGCCTGCGCTGCAGGGGTTTGACCCGGTTGCGAGAGAGAACCTTGTGGTTGGTTGCCAGGGAAAGGGATAGGTCACGCAGGCGCAGAAGCTCGTTCCCAATCCGTCGTGCCCCCAGCTTGCGATCCACTCGGAGTTCCAAAATAAGCTCTTCTTCATCTCGATGCACCCTGCGTCCTGGAGACCGGTGAGGTCGTCGGCTCCTAGCCGCCAGACCCTGGATACCGTCCTCTCTAAATCGCCTCAGCCACGTGCGCAGAGTCGGCCTGGAGATGCCGCATCGTCTACAGACAAGACCTGCATCTCTGGTCTCTTGAAATAGCTCGACCCAGGTGAGCCGCTGTTTTAGATCTCGTTCCAAGTGCCTCCCGCCAAGTTAACAGCGGCTCTCATTGTTTGAAACCATGTCTGCGAATCACACAATTCAGGCTCGCCTACCAGGCCCGTCACAGTGCCCCGCCGCCCAATCTGTTACAGGCGCCCTTTGGAGCAGCCGCCGCAGGGTGAACGTCGCTGTCCGGGCACCCAAAAGTTCTATGACTCCCACAGTAGAGTACAAGACGCTGCTTTCCGTGGGACGCGAACGCCAGAGCGCCTCGGTCGCGCGTCGCGGTGCGCTTTGTAGCGGTCGGCCGCGGTGTGGTAGAGTCCGGTCACCGCTGAGGAGGGTAAAAAATGCAAGCCGCAGAATGGCGCAAGGAGATCGGGGAAATGGTGCGCGCGCACATGCGTTCCCCGGCGCTCGAGCACTATTTTTCGGTCAAGATGAACAACGCCCGGGCGCGGCTCATGATTACCCAGCTCGGGCTTTACATCCGCCACCGGCGCGACTGCTGGGCCCACGTGTCGGCCAACTGCCCGGTGATGGCCGTGAAGCGGGCCATCTTGCAACACGAATACGGGGAAGTGATCAAGGATCAGTACTCCGATTACGGTCATTTGCACCTGATCGTTCGCCAGGCGGAAAGGCTCGGTATGACGGCCGAGCAGGTGCTCGACACCAAACCGATCCCGACGACGAGGGCGACCCTTTACGCCTGGGCGTGGCTCACGCATTCCAAAAGCTGGATCGAAGGGTTGGCCGCACTGACGGTCACCGAGTGGACCAACGACGACCGCCTGCTGAGGGACCTCGGCGGCGGCCATTCCACGCGGATGGCCAGGCGCTGGACGGAGGACATGGGAATCCCGTGGCGCGACATGCCGAATTTCGTAGCGCATTCCCAGGCGGACGAGGTGCACAGCGACATGTTTCTGCCGTTCTTGGAACGGTACGCTAGAGGTGAGCTGGAACAGCTCGCGCTCGACGCGGTGCAGGAATCCCTCGATTTGTTCGCGCTCTATCGCGAAGGTGTGGCGCGGGCCATGGAACAAATTCCGTTGAATGGAAATTGAGCCCGCGTCTTCACCGCGTGGGCGGGCGCGATGAACTCGATGGGCGGGTAAAGCAGGAGGAGCCGTTCGATGTTTAGATCAGCCGTTCTGATAGTTTTTGCGATCACTTGTGCCTTCTCCCGGCCGGGATTCTCGCAGGAAAAATCCCCGCCTGCTGCGAAGTGGAAGGATGCTGTTTCGTGTGACGAGTTCGCTCCGCCGAAAAGGCAAGCGTTGGGTCAAAGCGTCGGGATCGAGCGCTGCCTCATTGTTTCGGAGGAGGTCATATTCAACGTCAAACGGGAGAAATTCCGGCGCGTCGAGATTCGGCTCACGGGAACCACCGACGGGTGGGCCTCCAAGGAGAAGGGCCCTCGATCGATTTATTTCACTGACGGACCGGACTTCGTATTTACACAGTCAGGGTTGATCGGCGCAAGGGCGCGAGGAATCGCGCGATACGACGCTTCCACAGGTCATGGGATGACCATCTTGTATCCCGAGGACCGGCGTCATTGGAATGGCAAGCTGTATGTCACAGCCCACGGTGCCGGCTCTTACGGGGCGATCGGCAATCTCGTGCCCCGTGAGCCGGGCGCCAGATACAACCGGCTTCAGAACGTGAACCGTTACGTCACGCTGATGATCGATAAGGGCTATGCGGTTGCGCACACGATGCGTTCGTCGGACCGGACCCGGGGCGATGCCGTGGTGACGCTCGAGGACGGAAGCACGCTCAAGAACAACCTGAGTTCTCACGCCGGCCTGATCACATCCTGGACCCAGCTGGTGCACAATTTTATCTCCAGGAAGCTCGGTTCAAGGCCCAAGCGTACTTATTTCTACGGCCACTCGGCCGGAGGTTTTCTCGGCCGGCTCGTCAACTACCAAGCCGGCGCCAATCGGGATCAACAGGGGAACCCGGTATTCGACGGGTTCTTGCTGGATGACGCGGGAAGCGGACTTTGGCTGCCGAAGCTGGTGATCGACGGGATAGACACGCTCTTCACCACGGACGAGGACCGGCGGCGTTTCGCGAAGCAAATCGATATCACGCATGCGCTGTACGCCGGCGAAACCGGGGATTACCTTCACAACAAGCGGGAAAACGCCCGGATTCTCCGGGACAAAGGGCTGGCGGACCGGCACAGGATGTACGAGATTCGTGGCGTCAGCCATTTCGACGCGGGGCAGGTTTCACGGCTCGATCTCGTTCATCAAACCCTCGACCTGACCGGCTTGTTCGATGCCTTGATCGACGGGCTCGACAACTGGGTAGAAAAGGGCGTACCTCCGGCCGCGACCAAGAGTGATGATCCGGACCTGAGCGGTGTTGGCAGGGACGGTAAGCTAAGAAACCCTGCCGTCGCCTTACCGGAGGTGGCGTGCCCGCTGGGCGTATAT from Candidatus Zixiibacteriota bacterium includes:
- a CDS encoding iron-containing redox enzyme family protein, whose product is MQAAEWRKEIGEMVRAHMRSPALEHYFSVKMNNARARLMITQLGLYIRHRRDCWAHVSANCPVMAVKRAILQHEYGEVIKDQYSDYGHLHLIVRQAERLGMTAEQVLDTKPIPTTRATLYAWAWLTHSKSWIEGLAALTVTEWTNDDRLLRDLGGGHSTRMARRWTEDMGIPWRDMPNFVAHSQADEVHSDMFLPFLERYARGELEQLALDAVQESLDLFALYREGVARAMEQIPLNGN
- a CDS encoding alpha/beta hydrolase domain-containing protein — translated: MFRSAVLIVFAITCAFSRPGFSQEKSPPAAKWKDAVSCDEFAPPKRQALGQSVGIERCLIVSEEVIFNVKREKFRRVEIRLTGTTDGWASKEKGPRSIYFTDGPDFVFTQSGLIGARARGIARYDASTGHGMTILYPEDRRHWNGKLYVTAHGAGSYGAIGNLVPREPGARYNRLQNVNRYVTLMIDKGYAVAHTMRSSDRTRGDAVVTLEDGSTLKNNLSSHAGLITSWTQLVHNFISRKLGSRPKRTYFYGHSAGGFLGRLVNYQAGANRDQQGNPVFDGFLLDDAGSGLWLPKLVIDGIDTLFTTDEDRRRFAKQIDITHALYAGETGDYLHNKRENARILRDKGLADRHRMYEIRGVSHFDAGQVSRLDLVHQTLDLTGLFDALIDGLDNWVEKGVPPAATKSDDPDLSGVGRDGKLRNPAVALPEVACPLGVYHLFPHGVNPGRRGGQETAFAPYDGVNLEPLDARGQLVDMNGNGIRDRRETVTQAWQRLGLLKPGQSFNRAAYVKCVKSAADTLARQGLLPRRVAEDYVKRATKTLLN